From the genome of Pseudomonas sihuiensis:
ATCATGGGTACGCATAGCGTGAAAACTGTGGGGACCAGAAAAACAAAAGCCCCTGTAGGTTTACCTGCAGGGGCTTTGCGAAAGTGGTGGTGAAGAACAGATTCGAACCCGTGCCGGTAGCGTGTCAGTCCATGCCAAACCTGCTCAATAGGGGCTTTCCGCTCCCCTCAACGGCTCGTTTCGTCGCTATTCGGCTCTATGATTTCGACACTCAACCAGCACGCAGCTCGTTGATCAACTCCGGGTGTCGCCCCAAGATTTTGAACAACTGCACCAGCGGTTGCGGTGCTTCTGTGCTGCCTCGCTCGTAACGAGAAAACGCATTCGGCCCACCGCCGAACAGCTCGGCCGCTTCACGTTGGCTCAACCGCAACTGCTTACGCACGCTGCGAATAAGCTCCTGATTGCCGTCCTGGGCGTTCACCTGCTGGCGAAACTCGTTCATGGCACGCATAACGCGCTCACTCTCAGCCGGCCCAGTCAGGGACTCGCCGCACGCATCGCACCAGTCAGCCGTTACTGCAGTAATTTGGGTGGTCTGCCCCTTGTAGGTGAAGGGCATATCGCGGGTGTCGTGAACCAGTTCCGCCCCGCCGCATACTGGACATTTCATGGTCACTTCTCCTTGAAGGAAACGATCAGCAGATCGGCCACCAGCGTGAACTTCAGATAGACCTGCCCGAATTCGGTGTCGGGTCGGTAAACGTCCTGCCAGCTAGTATGATCCGCATAGGTTGTCATGCTCTTGAAAAAGTCGCGGCTGCTCAGGGCACTGATGACGGCCAGCATGTCGGCCATCTCCATACCCAGCTCGGCGCCCCCTTCCAGGGCTAAGCGGGTGAAGCGATAACGCTGATCGGCTACGGCCTGCTTCACCAGCTCAAGCTTGAAATGGGGTTTGCGCTTTTCCATGCCGTACAAAATAACCTTTTAGGTTAATCTCTTCAAGGGAGCGTCCATGCCAAACGACAAACGCCAGCAACTACGCAATGAGTTGCTGGCTGGTGCCGAATCCAAGCCAGCAAAGCCTGCTAACCAGCGATATTTCGCTAGCCTGCGCGAACGTGTACGGCACTCCAGGCAGTCACCTGCTCCATCGAATTGAAGCGAGCAGTTGGCTGATTAGCGTCTTGAGCCGAGAGAAGAGCGACAAGCCAGAAATCAAAAAGCCCCGAAAGCTTGTCAGCTTTCAGGGCTTTAGGTATTGCGAAAGTGGCGGTGAAGAAGAGATTCGAACTCTTGATACGGTTTCCCGTATACACACTTTCCAGGCGTGCTCCTTCAACCACTCGGACACTTCACCGGATCTCGACGTTTTGGCGTTTACCCCGTCGAGGCGCGCTAATGTAGTCGAATGTTTTCTCGATGGCAAATTTTTTTTAAAGGATTCATGCGCTTAAGAGCGCAGCGGGTTTTCCTCGTGCTTCTCACAGGGCTGCTCGTCGAAGCGAATGTGGCCGAACAGCAGAAAACCCAGGGACATGAACAGGCCCAAGCCGAATAGCAGCAGCACGCCGGATGGGCTGCGCAGGTAGAAGGTTTCGCTGAGCACGACCGATGCCAGCAACAGGCCGATCACGGCAAGCATATAAAGGATGGAGTAGAGGGTGTTCATGGGGCAGCTCCTTCGGTTCGCTGCTCACCATAAAGGCCTGGCTTTGCGTTCGACCAATTGCCATCCGGCATAGCCGCGATAGGCAAAAACACTGACCAGCCAGTCAGCCGCGGCGCTTTACCAGAGCGCTGCGGCTGAGTACCTTCTGCCCACATTCGCCCCCAAGGCTCTAACAAGGAAAACCGCCATGAGCGACCTGATCAGCTATCAACTCGAAGATGGCATCGCCACCCTCACCCTGAGCAATGGCAAGGTCAATGCCATCTCGCCTGACGTGATCGCTGCGTTCAATGCCGCCCTCGACCGCGCCGAGCAGGATCGCGCCATCGTCGTCATCACTGGCCAGCCGGGAATTCTTTCCGGCGGCTATGACCTGAAGGTGATGACCTCGGGCCCGCAGAATGCAATCAACCTGGTGGCTGCTGGCTCCACGCTGGCGCGACGCATGCTCGCCCACCCCTACCCGATCATCGTCGCCTGCCCGGGTCATGCCGTGGCCAAGGGTGCGTTCATCCTGCTGTCGGCCGATTACCGTATCGGCGTGGAAGGTCCGTTCAATATCGGCCTGAATGAAGTGCAGATCGGCATGACCATGCACCACGTCGGTATCGAGCTGGCTCGTGATCGTCTGCGCAAGTCTGCATTCCACCGTTCGGTGATCAATGGCGAGATGTTCGACCCGGCTGGCGCTGTAGATGCCGGCTTCCTGGACAAGGTGGTACCGGCCGAGCAATTGCTGGCCACCACTCAGGCGGTGGCGCAGCAGATGAAGAAGATCAACATGACCGCACACAAGAACACCAAGCTGAAGGTGCGCAAGGCGCTGCTGGAAACCCTCGATGCCGCCATCGAGATGGACAAGCAACACCTGCTTTAAACGCAACTCTCGGTAACCCATAAATGAAAAGCGCCGCTTCCGTTGAGGTCGCGGCGCTTTTTCTTTGCGCGTCTCGCCAATTACCCCGCCGGCGAATGTCGGTGCGCGCGGCGCACCCAACGGGTCAGCCGGAATAATCCAGGGCCGTCCAGGCTCGGCTCAGGCCTTGCGCGAGCACGCAGCCGGGCTTGCTCAGTTGCTCGTTGAAGGCGGCCGGCAACAGCGTGGTTTCACCCTCTGCAGCACCAT
Proteins encoded in this window:
- a CDS encoding type II TA system antitoxin MqsA family protein, which translates into the protein MKCPVCGGAELVHDTRDMPFTYKGQTTQITAVTADWCDACGESLTGPAESERVMRAMNEFRQQVNAQDGNQELIRSVRKQLRLSQREAAELFGGGPNAFSRYERGSTEAPQPLVQLFKILGRHPELINELRAG
- a CDS encoding type II toxin-antitoxin system MqsR family toxin, with the translated sequence MEKRKPHFKLELVKQAVADQRYRFTRLALEGGAELGMEMADMLAVISALSSRDFFKSMTTYADHTSWQDVYRPDTEFGQVYLKFTLVADLLIVSFKEK
- a CDS encoding crotonase/enoyl-CoA hydratase family protein, giving the protein MSDLISYQLEDGIATLTLSNGKVNAISPDVIAAFNAALDRAEQDRAIVVITGQPGILSGGYDLKVMTSGPQNAINLVAAGSTLARRMLAHPYPIIVACPGHAVAKGAFILLSADYRIGVEGPFNIGLNEVQIGMTMHHVGIELARDRLRKSAFHRSVINGEMFDPAGAVDAGFLDKVVPAEQLLATTQAVAQQMKKINMTAHKNTKLKVRKALLETLDAAIEMDKQHLL